A region of uncultured Anaeromusa sp. DNA encodes the following proteins:
- a CDS encoding acyl-CoA dehydratase activase-related protein, translated as MVLRKQYQAGLDVGSTTVKIVITDENDRLVYSRYRRHLSDVRTTVISLVDEAYADFPEAEITIAVAGSGGIAVAEWLQIPFVQEVVACTESIGRYIPQTDVAIELGGEDAKITFFDQGVDQRMNETCAGGTGAFIDQMAALLQTDAAGLNELALQHSTLYPIAARCGVFAKTDVQPLLNEGAAKTDIAASILQAVVDQTVGGLACGRSIRGRVAFLGGPLFFLSALRQRFSESLKLREDEVVFPENSQYFVALGAALLSKENEICRFAEVREKALALRNVEVEREIASLTPLFAEEEDKTDFFRRHDRSKVARRELASFSGDCFLGIDVGSTTTKAALLDEGGQLLFSWYGSNEGNPLATVVSILQKLYRELPKAAKIRQSAVTGYGEALIQAALGVDIGEVETVAHYKAANFFLPGVSFILDIGGQDMKCLHVKEGIIDRVLLNEACSSGCGSFLETFAKSLGLDVKTFAAAALTSGHPVDLGSRCTVFMNSKVKQAQKEGAAVGDISAGLAYSVVRNALYKVIKISRPEELGAHIVVQGGTFFNDAVLRAFELSIGREVIRPDIAGLMGAFGAALLALEQWDGKAETGLLSLTELQRFAVETDIHRCGQCGNNCLLTINRFTDGRRFISGNRCERGAGQAKTNAELPNLYAYKYRRLFGSYRPLAAEEAPRGRVGIPRVLNLYENYPFWFTFFNELGFRVELSAPSSKELFNRGLETIPSQTVCYPAKLVHGHIMDLAHKGVPFIFYPCIPMESKEFADADNHYNCPVVGSYPEVVRNNMDVLETEGVRLVQPFLPLDDPKRLAKRLQEELAFLHLPYSEVKKAVRRAYLEMDRFRSDVREMGEKALQYLTETGRTGIVLAGHPYHIDQEVHHGIPDLILANGLAVLTEDAVSHMAAAPKPLGVVDQWVYHSRLYRAAQLVAQQPELELVQLNSFGCGLDAITTDQVSDILVRAGKVYTVLKIDEGSNLGAVRIRIRSLLAAVRERERLGASAAEKTPLVIKSPFTKAMKKTHTILCPQMSPIHFQFMQAAMSSSGYHLEVLEAANKPAVEEGLRYVNNDACYPAVMVVGQLIQALQSGRYDPETTALLISQTGGGCRATNYIGFLRRALREAGFANTPVISANFGGMESNPGFNVSAGMVKRLILAMLYGDVLMRVLYRTRPYELVAGSAEKLYATWVERCKLNVANGDRGQFRDNIRRLVADFEKLPLRQEEKPKVGLVGEILVKFHPDANNDVVGIIEREGGEAVVPDLTDFILYCLYDDEYRYQYLSGSRIDQLVSKGYIKLINWFRKDVIQALAQSSRFRHIESIDELAQKVKGIVSLGNQTGEGWLLTAEMVELIEGGAPNIICMQPFACLPNHITGKGVMKELKRRYAKANIAAVDYDPGASEVNQLNRIKLMMSVAFKQLRDEQRRRQRPGREEQQVAASLADVVGAEVQPQAD; from the coding sequence ATGGTTTTGCGTAAGCAGTATCAGGCAGGGCTTGATGTGGGATCAACAACAGTAAAAATTGTCATTACAGATGAAAATGATCGTCTTGTATATAGCCGCTACCGACGCCATCTCTCAGATGTGCGTACAACCGTGATTTCATTAGTAGACGAGGCTTATGCGGATTTTCCCGAGGCGGAAATAACCATTGCCGTCGCCGGTTCCGGCGGCATTGCTGTGGCGGAATGGCTGCAGATTCCGTTTGTCCAGGAAGTAGTAGCCTGTACGGAAAGCATCGGACGCTACATTCCGCAAACCGATGTGGCTATTGAACTGGGCGGTGAGGATGCAAAGATTACTTTCTTTGATCAAGGCGTGGATCAGCGCATGAATGAAACCTGCGCTGGCGGTACAGGCGCTTTCATTGATCAAATGGCGGCGCTGCTGCAGACTGATGCGGCAGGGCTGAATGAATTGGCTTTGCAACATAGTACGTTGTATCCGATTGCCGCCCGGTGCGGCGTTTTTGCGAAAACTGATGTGCAGCCGTTGCTTAACGAAGGAGCGGCGAAAACCGATATTGCCGCGTCTATTCTGCAAGCAGTGGTAGATCAGACAGTGGGCGGTTTGGCTTGCGGTCGCAGTATTCGTGGACGAGTGGCTTTTTTAGGAGGGCCATTGTTTTTTCTGTCGGCGTTGCGGCAGCGTTTCTCCGAATCGCTGAAGTTGAGGGAAGACGAAGTTGTTTTCCCGGAAAATTCGCAGTACTTTGTGGCTCTGGGAGCGGCGCTGTTATCAAAAGAAAATGAAATATGCCGTTTTGCCGAGGTTAGAGAAAAAGCGCTGGCCCTGCGTAATGTAGAGGTGGAGCGGGAAATTGCTTCATTGACGCCATTGTTTGCCGAGGAAGAAGATAAGACTGATTTTTTTCGTCGTCATGATCGCTCGAAAGTGGCTCGACGGGAACTGGCTTCTTTTTCAGGAGACTGCTTTTTAGGCATTGACGTAGGTTCGACAACTACGAAAGCGGCCTTGCTTGATGAGGGCGGACAGCTTTTATTCTCTTGGTATGGCAGCAATGAAGGAAATCCGCTGGCTACAGTGGTTTCCATTTTGCAAAAATTGTATCGGGAGCTGCCTAAAGCGGCCAAAATACGCCAAAGCGCGGTAACTGGCTATGGCGAAGCCCTCATTCAAGCGGCCTTGGGCGTGGACATCGGTGAAGTAGAGACCGTGGCACATTATAAAGCGGCTAATTTTTTCTTGCCTGGGGTGTCTTTCATTTTAGACATCGGCGGACAAGACATGAAATGCCTTCATGTGAAAGAGGGTATTATTGACCGAGTCTTGCTGAATGAAGCCTGCTCTTCTGGATGCGGTTCGTTTTTAGAGACCTTTGCCAAGTCCCTGGGACTTGACGTGAAGACCTTTGCCGCTGCCGCGTTGACATCGGGGCATCCTGTTGATTTAGGGTCGCGCTGTACCGTGTTTATGAATTCCAAAGTGAAGCAGGCTCAAAAGGAAGGCGCGGCAGTTGGCGATATTTCCGCCGGCTTGGCTTATTCGGTTGTGCGCAATGCGCTGTACAAGGTTATAAAAATCAGCAGACCCGAAGAATTAGGTGCACATATTGTAGTACAAGGCGGTACGTTCTTTAACGATGCTGTGCTGCGTGCGTTCGAACTGTCCATTGGCCGCGAAGTGATCCGACCAGACATTGCTGGGTTGATGGGTGCTTTTGGCGCGGCGCTTTTGGCGTTGGAGCAATGGGACGGCAAGGCGGAGACCGGATTGTTGTCTTTGACGGAGTTGCAGCGTTTTGCAGTGGAAACGGATATTCACCGGTGTGGCCAATGCGGTAATAATTGCTTGTTAACTATCAATCGTTTTACTGATGGACGTCGTTTTATTTCCGGCAACCGCTGTGAGAGAGGCGCTGGGCAGGCGAAGACCAATGCAGAACTTCCCAATTTATATGCCTATAAGTATCGTCGCCTTTTTGGTTCGTACCGCCCGTTAGCGGCGGAAGAGGCGCCGCGAGGGCGTGTGGGTATTCCCAGGGTTTTGAATCTATATGAAAATTATCCTTTTTGGTTTACCTTTTTCAATGAACTTGGCTTTCGGGTTGAGCTTTCAGCGCCTTCGTCTAAAGAGCTTTTCAACCGCGGCTTGGAGACCATTCCGTCCCAGACGGTTTGCTATCCGGCTAAGTTGGTACACGGGCATATTATGGATTTGGCGCACAAGGGCGTGCCGTTTATCTTTTATCCTTGCATTCCCATGGAAAGCAAGGAATTTGCAGACGCGGACAACCATTATAACTGTCCTGTAGTGGGAAGCTATCCAGAAGTTGTACGTAATAATATGGATGTGCTGGAAACAGAAGGGGTGCGGTTAGTGCAACCGTTCCTGCCCTTGGATGATCCGAAACGTTTGGCTAAGCGGCTGCAGGAAGAACTGGCTTTTTTACATTTGCCTTACAGTGAAGTTAAGAAAGCGGTACGCCGCGCTTATCTGGAAATGGATCGTTTTCGCTCCGATGTACGAGAGATGGGCGAAAAGGCGTTGCAGTATTTGACAGAAACCGGGCGCACGGGGATTGTGCTGGCCGGTCATCCCTATCACATCGATCAAGAAGTGCATCATGGCATTCCAGACTTGATTCTAGCCAACGGCTTGGCGGTACTGACAGAGGATGCAGTTTCTCATATGGCGGCAGCGCCGAAACCTTTAGGAGTGGTGGATCAGTGGGTATATCACTCTCGTTTGTACCGGGCGGCGCAGCTTGTGGCGCAGCAGCCGGAGCTGGAACTTGTGCAGCTGAACTCCTTCGGGTGCGGCTTGGACGCCATTACGACGGATCAAGTTTCGGATATTCTCGTACGGGCCGGGAAGGTGTATACGGTCCTGAAAATCGACGAAGGAAGCAATCTGGGCGCAGTGCGCATCCGTATTCGGTCCCTGTTGGCGGCGGTGCGTGAACGGGAACGCCTCGGAGCTTCTGCGGCGGAAAAAACACCGTTGGTTATTAAATCGCCTTTTACCAAAGCCATGAAAAAGACCCACACGATCTTATGTCCGCAAATGTCTCCAATCCATTTTCAATTTATGCAGGCGGCTATGTCTTCGTCTGGCTATCATTTGGAGGTATTGGAGGCGGCGAACAAGCCGGCGGTGGAAGAAGGCTTGCGGTATGTTAACAACGATGCTTGCTATCCGGCAGTGATGGTGGTGGGACAGCTCATTCAAGCGTTGCAGTCTGGGCGGTATGATCCAGAGACGACGGCGCTGCTGATTTCTCAGACTGGCGGCGGCTGCAGGGCCACGAACTATATTGGCTTTTTGCGGCGGGCTTTGCGGGAAGCTGGCTTTGCTAATACACCGGTCATTTCTGCCAATTTTGGAGGCATGGAAAGTAATCCTGGGTTTAATGTATCCGCCGGTATGGTGAAACGGCTGATTTTAGCCATGTTGTACGGTGATGTGCTGATGCGAGTGTTGTATCGAACGCGGCCATATGAGCTGGTTGCCGGTTCGGCGGAAAAGCTCTATGCGACCTGGGTGGAACGGTGCAAACTAAATGTGGCGAATGGAGATCGGGGGCAGTTTCGCGATAATATCCGGCGCTTAGTGGCTGACTTTGAAAAGTTGCCCTTGCGGCAGGAGGAAAAACCCAAAGTGGGCCTTGTGGGCGAAATTCTTGTTAAGTTTCACCCGGATGCCAATAATGACGTTGTCGGCATTATTGAACGCGAAGGCGGCGAGGCAGTTGTGCCGGACTTGACCGACTTTATTTTATATTGCCTATACGATGATGAATACCGCTACCAGTATTTATCAGGGAGCCGTATTGACCAGCTTGTCAGCAAAGGCTATATTAAGCTCATCAATTGGTTCCGCAAAGATGTAATTCAGGCATTGGCCCAAAGCTCGCGCTTTCGGCATATTGAGTCCATTGATGAATTAGCGCAGAAAGTCAAAGGCATTGTCTCGTTAGGAAATCAAACCGGAGAAGGCTGGCTTTTGACGGCAGAAATGGTGGAGTTAATTGAGGGTGGCGCTCCTAATATCATCTGCATGCAGCCGTTTGCTTGCCTGCCTAATCACATTACAGGCAAAGGCGTGATGAAAGAATTGAAACGCCGCTATGCTAAGGCTAATATAGCGGCAGTTGATTATGACCCTGGCGCTAGTGAAGTAAATCAATTGAACCGGATTAAGTTAATGATGTCTGTTGCGTTTAAACAATTGCGTGACGAGCAGCGCCGGCGGCAGCGACCAGGGCGGGAGGAACAGCAAGTCGCGGCCAGCCTGGCGGATGTTGTCGGTGCAGAAGTGCAGCCGCAAGCGGATTAA
- a CDS encoding glutamine--tRNA ligase/YqeY domain fusion protein, with translation MSTDESFVSTHFIQAIINEDNKTNKYGQKVHTRFPPEPNGYLHIGHAKSICLNFGLALEYGGQCNLRFDDTNPSKEETEYVDSIQEDVHWLGFDWQERRFYASNYFEKLYECACQLIREGKAFVCDLTAEQMREHRGTLTEPGKESPCRGRSAEENLDLFARMRAGEFADGSRTLRAKIDMASPNLNMRDPVLYRIMRAHHHRTGDAWCIYPMYDYAHPVSDALEGITHSICTLEFEDHRPLYDWTLTALGFDPRPQQIEFARLNLTRTIMSKRYLRRLVEEGRVSGWDDPRMPTISGLRRRGYTAAAIRDFCERIGVAKSNSQVDVAMLEHCVREDLNAKAARAMAVLRPLKVVITNYPEGQEEWLSAENNPENPEMGERQIPFGRELYIEHDDFMEEPPKKFFRLTPGKEVRLKHAYIICCEEVVKDENGKVVEVRCTYDADTKSGGPNSAKKVKGVLHWVSAAHAKKAQVRLYDYLLLPEEEGVDSTDFANRMNPASLETVEAMVEPSLAAAAPGSHYQFLRTGYFCVDIEESKADALVFNRIVGLRDSWAKVQKNQG, from the coding sequence ATGAGCACAGATGAATCTTTTGTCTCTACGCATTTCATTCAAGCTATTATTAATGAAGATAATAAAACCAATAAGTACGGTCAGAAGGTGCATACTCGCTTTCCGCCCGAGCCAAACGGCTATTTACATATCGGTCATGCTAAGTCCATCTGCCTGAATTTCGGGTTGGCCTTGGAGTATGGCGGGCAATGCAACTTGCGTTTTGACGATACCAATCCCAGCAAAGAAGAAACCGAATATGTTGACTCGATTCAAGAAGATGTACATTGGTTGGGTTTTGACTGGCAGGAGCGCCGCTTTTATGCTTCCAATTATTTTGAGAAGCTCTATGAGTGCGCCTGTCAATTAATTCGCGAAGGAAAGGCTTTTGTTTGCGATTTGACGGCGGAGCAAATGAGAGAACACCGCGGCACATTGACCGAACCGGGCAAGGAAAGCCCTTGCCGTGGCCGGAGCGCCGAAGAAAACCTGGATTTGTTTGCTCGCATGCGGGCCGGAGAATTTGCTGACGGCAGTCGGACGCTGCGTGCGAAAATCGACATGGCTTCGCCAAACCTGAATATGCGTGATCCTGTGCTATACCGGATCATGCGGGCGCACCATCATCGCACAGGCGACGCCTGGTGCATCTATCCCATGTATGATTACGCCCATCCGGTTTCGGACGCGTTAGAGGGCATTACGCACTCCATCTGCACCTTGGAATTTGAGGATCATCGGCCTCTTTATGACTGGACGCTGACGGCGCTGGGCTTTGACCCACGGCCACAGCAAATTGAATTTGCCCGGCTCAATCTTACACGAACGATCATGAGCAAGCGCTATTTGCGGCGTTTGGTAGAGGAAGGCCGTGTTAGCGGTTGGGATGACCCGCGTATGCCGACCATTTCTGGTTTGCGGCGCAGAGGCTATACAGCAGCGGCTATTCGCGATTTTTGCGAGCGTATTGGCGTGGCAAAAAGCAATAGCCAAGTCGATGTGGCTATGCTGGAGCATTGCGTACGAGAAGATCTTAATGCCAAGGCGGCACGGGCCATGGCGGTGCTGAGGCCGCTAAAAGTAGTTATTACTAATTACCCAGAGGGCCAAGAAGAATGGCTGAGCGCAGAAAATAATCCGGAGAATCCGGAGATGGGTGAGCGGCAGATCCCGTTTGGCCGGGAGCTGTATATTGAACACGATGATTTTATGGAAGAGCCGCCGAAAAAGTTTTTCCGTCTGACTCCCGGCAAAGAAGTACGCCTCAAACACGCCTACATTATTTGTTGCGAAGAAGTAGTGAAGGACGAAAACGGCAAGGTAGTAGAGGTGCGGTGCACCTATGATGCGGATACCAAAAGTGGCGGCCCCAACAGCGCGAAAAAAGTCAAAGGCGTACTGCATTGGGTTTCGGCGGCGCATGCGAAAAAGGCGCAGGTGCGCTTGTATGATTATTTGTTGTTGCCCGAAGAAGAGGGCGTAGACAGCACTGATTTTGCAAATCGCATGAACCCGGCTTCTTTGGAAACGGTGGAAGCCATGGTAGAACCGTCGCTGGCGGCAGCGGCGCCGGGAAGCCATTATCAATTTTTGCGTACCGGATATTTTTGCGTGGATATAGAAGAGTCCAAAGCGGACGCTCTTGTATTCAACCGCATTGTTGGATTGCGTGATTCCTGGGCCAAGGTGCAAAAGAATCAAGGATGA